One window from the genome of Eucalyptus grandis isolate ANBG69807.140 chromosome 7, ASM1654582v1, whole genome shotgun sequence encodes:
- the LOC104453219 gene encoding probable carboxylesterase 2 produces the protein MKTSSCLDHPLPPSLSLPPSLSQFYTVLATHTNSKKMNSGASEVAHDFRPLFRVYRDGRVERYKLFDRIQPVPAGLDPSTGVESKDVVVSPKTGVSARIFVPKIDGLDRKLPLLVHYHGGGFCAGSPFDTIVNDILSTMVTRAHVVAISVGYRLAPEYPLPIAYEDSFEALKWIAGHSDGSGPEPWLNRYADLGQVFIQGESAGANISQYVAVQAGAAGLTGVRIKGVLIVHPFFGGTEMDEMYKFMCPTSSRLDDDPRLNPAVDPDLPKMACEKVLVCVAEKDSLRNTGVKYYETLCGSEWEGKVELEEAKDEGHCFHAFSKNERAEQLIKKMVDFITKD, from the exons ATGAAAACTTCCTCTTGTCTTGATcatcccctccctccctctctctctctccctccctctctctctcagttttACACCGTTCTCGCAACCCACACAAACTCGAAAAAAATGAACTCAGGCGCTTCGGAGGTAGCTCACGATTTCCGTCCCCTCTTTAGAGTCTACAGGGACGGACGCGTGGAGAGATACAAGCTGTTCGATCGCATCCAACCCGTCCCGGCAGGGCTCGATCCATCGACAGGGGTCGAGTCCAAGGACGTCGTGGTCTCGCCCAAGACCGGCGTGTCAGCCCGCATCTTCGTCCCGAAGATCGATGGCCTGGACAGGAAACTGCCTCTCCTCGTCCACTACCACGGCGGCGGGTTCTGCGCGGGGTCGCCGTTCGATACGATCGTGAACGATATTCTCTCCACGATGGTGACTCGGGCCCATGTCGTCGCTATTTCCGTCGGTTACAG GTTGGCCCCAGAATACCCACTGCCCATTGCTTACGAGGACTCGTTCGAAGCCCTAAAGTGGATCGCAGGTCACTCCGACGGATCCGGCCCAGAACCATGGCTGAACCGGTATGCGGATCTCGGGCAGGTCTTCATACAGGGGGAGAGTGCCGGAGCCAACATAAGCCAATACGTGGCGGTCCAAGCAGGTGCGGCCGGATTGACGGGGGTCAGGATCAAGGGCGTGTTGATAGTCCACCCATTCTTTGGCGGCACAGAGATGGACGAGATGTACAAGTTCATGTGCCCGACGAGCTCCAGGCTCGACGACGACCCAAGGCTGAACCCAGCGGTCGACCCGGACCTGCCAAAGATGGCGTGCGAGAAGGTGCTGGTGTGCGTGGCGGAGAAGGATTCGCTGAGGAATACGGGAGTGAAGTACTATGAGACGCTGTGCGGAAGCGAGTGGGAGGGGAAAGTGGAGCTTGAGGAGGCCAAGGATGAGGGACATTGCTTTCATGCATTTAGCAAGAACGAGAGGGCTGAGCAACTAATCAAGAAGATGGTTGATTTCATCACCAAGGATTAA